In bacterium 336/3, the following proteins share a genomic window:
- a CDS encoding antioxidant AhpC translates to MKKIVSTLFSLLLFMGVATAQIADKAENVSPLLIGEKIPEATLTTTKGENIQLSKIIAEKPSVVVFYRGGWCPFCNMHLAEIGKIEKEILDLGYQIVAISPDDYVNLQNTSESGKLNYQLFSDAKGDLLKATGIAFQLPPKYKEYLPTKTKGKVTEVLPVPTLMVLDRKGTILFEYINPDFKQRISGKLLLAVLKNLEIK, encoded by the coding sequence ATGAAAAAAATAGTTTCTACTTTATTTTCTCTGTTACTTTTTATGGGTGTTGCTACTGCTCAAATAGCAGATAAGGCTGAAAATGTTTCTCCATTATTGATTGGCGAAAAAATACCAGAGGCTACACTTACTACTACAAAAGGTGAAAATATTCAATTGTCAAAAATTATTGCAGAAAAACCATCTGTGGTGGTTTTTTACAGAGGAGGTTGGTGTCCATTTTGTAATATGCACCTTGCTGAAATCGGTAAAATAGAAAAAGAAATCTTGGATTTAGGCTATCAAATTGTAGCCATCAGCCCTGACGATTATGTGAATTTGCAAAATACATCAGAAAGTGGAAAACTCAACTATCAGCTTTTTTCAGATGCAAAAGGTGATTTACTAAAAGCCACAGGAATTGCATTTCAACTACCCCCAAAGTACAAAGAATATTTACCCACTAAAACCAAAGGGAAAGTAACAGAAGTTTTGCCTGTACCCACACTCATGGTGTTAGATAGAAAAGGTACAATTTTGTTTGAATACATCAATCCCGATTTTAAACAAAGAATATCAGGGAAATTACTTTTAGCTGTACTTAAAAACTTAGAAATTAAATAG
- a CDS encoding FAD-binding protein has protein sequence MFRIAHNHLEQLQQNLAGELFFDDTMRRLYATDASVYRQLPLAVAYPKNIDDLKKLLLFAKTHQTSLIPRTAGTSLAGQVVGTGIVVDVSKYFTNILEINEKERWVRLQPAVIRNDLNAFLKSYNLFFGPETATQTRAMVGGMVGNNSCGSNSIIYGSTREHVLEVKGLLANGEEVIFKADDLPQGNIAKKLLNILSNTRNQDLIRENFPKTSIPRRNTGYALDILLDTKVFDKNNSNDFNIAKLICGSEGTLMLITELKLNLVEMPPTHKTLVCVHTNSVDEALRANLVAIKYNPSASELIDHYILECTKTNIQQQQNRFFVQGDPKAILAVELFGNNLEEVHQKAQTMIAEMEKEQLGFHFPFVEGEDIPKVWALRNAGLGLLSNLAGDAKPVCFVEDTAVDVQDLPEYIREFNEILKKYDKYSVHYAHAGTGELHLRPILNLKDEKDRKIFRAIAQETADLVKKYKGSLSGEHGDGRVRGEFIKNMVGEECYELFREVKRIFDPENILNPHKIVDTLPMDTDLRYESGQKTKEIPTIFSFEKEKGILRLAEKCNGSGDCRKTEVTGGTMCPSYMATRNEKDTTRARANILREILTNSTKENPFDSEQIKEVMDLCLSCKGCKSECPSNVDIGKMKAEFLQNYYDANGVPFRTKLIANFTKSSRLASIFPSLYNFVVKNSFTAGIFKSLTGFASKRSLPTLYKQTLRAWFDKRNKKQDKNVGKVILFCDEFTNYNDTEVGIKTVELLEALGYEVQMPICEESGRTYLSKGLLREAKKLAHKNIEVFKNLVSENVALVGIEPSAILSFRDEYLDLADNTHKADAEKIAKHTYLLDEFLANEIDKGNIRAEQFTEEKKILKLHGHCHQKALSNLVYTKKVLSLPKNYQMHLIRSGCCGMAGSFGYEKEHYEVSMKVGELILFPEVRKADENTIVVASGTSCRHQIKDGTGKTSYHLAEVMWQALKK, from the coding sequence ATGTTTCGCATAGCCCATAATCATTTAGAACAATTACAACAAAACCTCGCAGGCGAATTATTTTTTGATGATACCATGCGTCGTTTGTATGCCACAGATGCCTCTGTTTATAGACAATTGCCTCTTGCTGTAGCCTATCCCAAAAATATTGATGACTTAAAAAAGCTTTTATTATTTGCCAAAACGCATCAAACTTCGTTAATTCCTCGTACAGCAGGCACTTCGTTAGCTGGGCAGGTTGTGGGAACAGGTATTGTGGTAGATGTCAGTAAATATTTTACGAATATTTTAGAGATCAATGAAAAAGAGCGTTGGGTTCGATTGCAACCAGCCGTAATTCGTAACGATTTGAACGCTTTTTTGAAGTCTTATAATCTATTTTTTGGTCCTGAAACAGCTACCCAAACAAGAGCTATGGTGGGTGGCATGGTAGGTAATAATTCTTGTGGTTCAAATTCGATTATTTATGGGAGTACAAGAGAGCATGTTTTGGAAGTAAAAGGCTTACTTGCCAATGGAGAAGAAGTTATTTTTAAAGCTGATGACTTGCCTCAAGGAAATATTGCAAAAAAATTATTAAATATTTTATCCAATACACGCAATCAAGACCTTATCAGAGAAAATTTTCCAAAAACCTCTATCCCACGCCGAAATACTGGCTATGCCTTGGATATTTTATTAGATACCAAAGTTTTTGATAAAAATAATTCTAACGATTTTAATATTGCCAAACTCATTTGTGGTTCAGAAGGCACTCTGATGCTCATTACAGAACTTAAGCTGAATTTGGTGGAAATGCCCCCTACTCATAAAACGCTGGTTTGTGTACACACCAATAGTGTGGATGAAGCATTAAGAGCAAACTTGGTTGCAATTAAGTACAATCCTTCAGCATCGGAGCTAATAGACCATTATATTTTAGAATGTACAAAAACCAATATACAACAACAACAGAATCGTTTTTTTGTACAAGGAGACCCCAAAGCTATTTTAGCTGTTGAGCTTTTTGGAAATAACCTAGAAGAAGTGCATCAAAAAGCTCAAACCATGATTGCAGAAATGGAAAAAGAGCAATTAGGCTTTCATTTTCCGTTTGTAGAAGGCGAAGATATACCCAAAGTATGGGCTTTACGCAATGCAGGGCTTGGTTTACTTTCCAATTTGGCTGGGGATGCCAAACCTGTTTGTTTTGTGGAAGATACTGCTGTAGATGTACAAGATTTACCCGAATACATCAGAGAGTTTAATGAGATTCTGAAAAAGTATGATAAATATTCTGTGCATTATGCCCATGCAGGCACAGGAGAGCTACATTTACGCCCTATCTTGAATTTAAAAGATGAAAAAGACAGAAAAATATTCAGAGCTATTGCTCAAGAAACAGCCGATTTAGTCAAAAAATATAAAGGTTCACTTTCTGGTGAGCATGGAGATGGTCGTGTACGAGGCGAGTTTATCAAGAATATGGTGGGTGAAGAGTGTTATGAGCTTTTTAGAGAGGTAAAACGTATTTTTGACCCTGAAAATATCCTCAATCCGCATAAAATTGTGGATACCTTGCCTATGGATACCGATTTGCGTTACGAGTCGGGGCAGAAAACGAAAGAAATTCCTACTATTTTCAGTTTCGAAAAAGAGAAAGGTATTTTAAGACTGGCTGAAAAGTGCAATGGTTCGGGAGACTGCCGAAAAACAGAAGTAACAGGTGGAACAATGTGTCCCAGTTACATGGCAACCCGAAACGAAAAAGATACCACAAGAGCCAGAGCCAATATTTTACGAGAAATTCTGACAAACTCTACCAAAGAAAACCCTTTTGATAGTGAGCAGATTAAGGAAGTGATGGATTTGTGTTTGAGCTGTAAAGGTTGTAAATCCGAATGCCCCTCAAATGTGGATATTGGAAAAATGAAAGCAGAATTTTTGCAGAATTATTATGATGCAAATGGTGTACCTTTCAGAACCAAACTGATTGCTAATTTTACGAAAAGTAGCCGTTTAGCCTCAATATTTCCAAGTCTTTACAATTTTGTAGTAAAAAACTCTTTTACGGCTGGTATTTTTAAAAGTCTGACGGGTTTTGCATCGAAACGTAGTCTACCTACACTTTATAAACAAACTTTGAGGGCTTGGTTTGATAAGAGAAATAAGAAGCAAGATAAAAATGTTGGGAAAGTGATTCTATTTTGTGATGAATTTACCAATTACAACGATACAGAAGTAGGTATTAAGACCGTAGAACTTCTGGAGGCTTTAGGTTATGAAGTACAAATGCCTATATGTGAAGAAAGTGGCAGAACGTATCTTTCAAAAGGTCTTTTGAGAGAAGCTAAGAAATTAGCTCACAAAAATATTGAAGTTTTTAAGAATTTAGTTTCAGAAAATGTGGCATTAGTAGGTATAGAGCCTTCGGCTATTTTAAGTTTTAGAGATGAGTATTTGGATTTGGCAGACAACACTCACAAAGCTGATGCAGAGAAGATTGCAAAGCATACTTATTTACTTGATGAGTTCTTGGCAAACGAAATAGACAAGGGAAATATCAGAGCAGAACAGTTTACAGAAGAAAAAAAGATTTTAAAACTGCATGGGCATTGCCATCAAAAAGCTCTTTCTAATTTGGTGTACACCAAAAAAGTACTTTCATTGCCTAAAAACTACCAAATGCACCTGATTAGGAGTGGATGCTGTGGAATGGCTGGTAGTTTTGGTTACGAAAAAGAGCATTACGAGGTTTCGATGAAAGTAGGTGAGCTGATTCTATTCCCTGAGGTTCGTAAAGCAGATGAAAACACCATTGTGGTGGCAAGCGGAACAAGTTGCAGACACCAAATTAAAGACGGAACAGGAAAAACCAGTTACCACCTTGCCGAAGTAATGTGGCAGGCATTGAAAAAGTAA
- a CDS encoding pyridoxine 5'-phosphate oxidase encodes MTKIADIRKEYKLEELDIKDVHQNPIEQFKFWFDEALKAQVIEPNAMFLATVSPFGQPTGRIVLLKGIEEGGFVFYTNYNSRKGGEITHNQLVSLTFFWADLERQVRIEGKALKVSEETSTNYFISRPRDSQIGAWASPQSQQVAGKETLLELFEKYKTEFTEKPLVKPPHWGGYVVMPHYLEFWQGRPSRMHDRICYTLENNDWNIKRIAP; translated from the coding sequence ATGACAAAAATAGCAGACATCAGAAAAGAATATAAATTAGAAGAACTTGACATCAAAGATGTTCATCAGAACCCAATCGAGCAGTTTAAATTCTGGTTTGATGAAGCCCTCAAAGCTCAAGTAATAGAACCCAACGCCATGTTTTTGGCTACGGTTTCTCCATTTGGACAACCCACAGGCAGAATAGTGTTACTTAAAGGCATTGAAGAAGGTGGCTTTGTTTTTTATACCAATTACAACAGCCGAAAAGGTGGAGAAATAACTCATAATCAGCTTGTAAGCCTTACATTTTTTTGGGCAGATTTGGAACGCCAAGTACGCATCGAGGGCAAAGCCCTGAAAGTTTCTGAGGAAACCAGTACAAATTATTTTATTTCTCGCCCTCGTGATAGCCAAATTGGGGCTTGGGCTTCTCCACAGAGCCAGCAGGTAGCAGGAAAAGAAACACTTTTAGAATTATTTGAGAAATATAAAACTGAATTTACGGAAAAACCACTTGTAAAACCTCCTCATTGGGGTGGTTATGTGGTAATGCCTCACTATTTAGAGTTTTGGCAAGGCAGACCCAGCCGTATGCATGACAGAATCTGTTATACCCTAGAAAATAACGATTGGAATATCAAAAGAATTGCACCATAA
- a CDS encoding DNA polymerase III subunit delta, with product MYFRDIFGLEEVKRMLIHAVEHNHVAHAQLFAGEEGSANLALALAFARYIHCENKGEYDSCGECASCSKMDKLVHPDLHFVMPVSSTTKISKPLSQDFLKEWRDFALNQPYNTITDWLALIGAESKTPSISAEESRKIVSTLSLMPFESENKILLIWLPEYFNITSANALLKALEEPPSQTLFFLVSENPEKMLITILSRLQRVRVRPFHDEEVSSFLEQKYQVDNFKAKQIAHLAEGNMHKALTLMQEVEDDNHTLFRDWMRLCYQRDYKGIYSNTEEFGKMSKEGQRNLLQYGLNMCREALVWKYGGESLVRLDNHSMQFVQGFSKTIGEHNIQLFYQILNDAMLHLDRNANAKIVFFDTSLQISSVIK from the coding sequence ATGTATTTCAGAGATATTTTTGGATTAGAGGAAGTTAAAAGAATGCTTATTCATGCAGTAGAGCATAATCATGTGGCTCATGCACAGTTATTTGCAGGCGAAGAAGGGTCAGCTAATTTGGCACTTGCTTTGGCTTTTGCAAGGTATATTCACTGCGAAAATAAAGGCGAATACGATTCGTGTGGAGAGTGTGCTTCTTGTAGTAAAATGGATAAATTGGTTCATCCTGATTTACATTTTGTGATGCCTGTCAGTAGTACAACTAAAATCAGTAAGCCTTTAAGTCAAGATTTTTTGAAAGAATGGCGTGATTTTGCCCTGAATCAGCCTTATAATACCATTACAGATTGGCTCGCACTGATTGGTGCAGAAAGTAAAACGCCCAGCATTAGTGCTGAAGAAAGTAGGAAAATAGTTTCTACACTTTCACTCATGCCTTTTGAATCAGAAAATAAAATCCTTCTGATTTGGCTTCCTGAATATTTTAATATCACTTCTGCCAATGCCTTACTCAAAGCTTTGGAAGAACCGCCTTCTCAAACCTTATTTTTTTTGGTGAGTGAAAACCCCGAAAAGATGTTGATTACTATTCTTTCTCGTCTGCAAAGGGTAAGAGTACGCCCATTCCATGATGAAGAAGTGAGTTCTTTTTTAGAACAAAAATACCAAGTAGATAACTTTAAAGCCAAACAGATTGCTCATTTGGCAGAAGGAAATATGCACAAAGCCTTAACGCTGATGCAAGAAGTAGAAGATGATAATCATACTTTATTTAGAGATTGGATGCGTTTGTGTTATCAGAGAGATTATAAAGGTATTTACAGCAATACAGAAGAATTTGGCAAAATGAGTAAAGAGGGACAACGAAATCTGCTTCAATACGGACTCAATATGTGTAGAGAGGCTTTGGTTTGGAAATATGGAGGCGAAAGCCTTGTAAGGCTTGATAACCACTCGATGCAATTTGTTCAAGGGTTCTCCAAAACGATAGGAGAACATAATATACAACTATTCTATCAAATTTTAAATGATGCCATGCTCCATCTGGATAGAAATGCCAATGCTAAAATTGTGTTTTTTGATACTTCTTTGCAGATTAGTAGTGTGATAAAATAA